The Deltaproteobacteria bacterium genomic sequence CCGGGGCTCCGCCCGCATCGACGGGCGCGACGTCCGGCTCTCGGACCACCGCGGCAACCTGTTCACGCTGTGCACGATCCCGTTCAACCAGACCGGGCTTCCGGCCCTCAGCGTGTGCTGCGGCTTTTCCCCTTCGGGCCTGCCCATCGGCATGCAGATCGTCGGCAGGCCCTTCGACGAGGAGACGGTCCTGCGGGTCGGCCATGCCTACGAGCGGGCCGCGGGATGGTACAAGAAGACGCCGGACCTTCCGGCGGGGAGGTAACCATGCCGCGGGTGGCAGTCGCACAGTTCAGCGGGAACGTGGATTGGCGGGAGAACATCGCCGCGGTGCGTCGGCTGGCGCGGCGCGCCGCCGAGGCGGGCGCGGACATGGTCTGCTTTCACGAGGTCGCCAGCACCATCTACCCCGCGTTCACCAACGACCCGGAGTTCTTCCGGCTGGCCGAGTCCGAGGACGGTCCGTCGGTGACGGAGGCCCGGAACATCGCGCGGGAGGCGGGCCTGTCGGTGGTCTACCCGTTCTTCGAGCGGGAAGGGGACCACTACTACAACAGCGCGGTGGTGTTCGGCCGGGACGGAGAGCGGCTCACCAAGTACCGCAAGAACACGATCCCCAGCGGCCTGGGGCGGCTGGTGGGGACCAGCGGCAGCGAGGAGTATTACTTCGCGCCGGGGGACCTGGGCTTCCCGGTGGTGCAGACCGACCTGGGCGTCAAGCTCGGCCTCAACATCTGCTATGACCGCAACCTTCCGGAACCGGCCCGGTGCGCCGCGCTGAACGGCGCGGAGTTGTTGTGCGTGCCGGTGACCAGCACCCAGAGGGCGCGCTCGCGCTGGGAGATGCTGCTGTGCGCACGGGCGGTGGAGAACGTAATGTACGTGGCGGCGCCCAACCGGGTGGGCGTGGACCGGGGCGGGGCGCCGGAGTTCTATTTCGGCGAGAGCCTGATCATCAACCCGCGCGGCGAGATCGTCGCGCACGCCAGCGCCACCGAGGAAGACGTGGTGTGGGCGGACCTGGACCTCGACCTGCTGGAGAGCCAGCGCAAGAACTGGATCTTCTTCACGGACCGGAGACCCGACGAGTACGCGGCGATCAGGAGGTGAGCGGGCGGCCCGTGCGCGAGCCTGCCACCAACAGAGGTCCCGTTCGTCCTGAGCCCTTCGACAAGCTCAGGACAGGCGAAGTCGAAGGGCGCCATCACAACCAATCAGAGTTCCATACGTCATGGAGAACCATATGGAGTACAACCTCGGGGTAGATATCGGCGGCACGTTCACCGACTGCGTGGTGGTGGACGAGGCCGGCGAGCTGACGGTGGGCAAGTCGTTGTCCACGCCGGACAACTTCGCGCTGGGGGTTCTTAACGCGGTACGCAACGCCGCGGAGCACCTGGGCATGACCGGCGAGGAGGCGCTGCTGCACACCGCCAAGCTGTTCTTCCATGGCTGCACGGTGGGTGACAACACCTTGCTTACCCGCTCGGGGGCGAAGACCGGGCTCATAACCACAAAGGGCTTCGCCGACAGCATCTACATGATGCGCGGTCGCATGACCGAGGGGCTCACCGAGGCCGAGACCGCCCA encodes the following:
- a CDS encoding acyltransferase; translation: MPRVAVAQFSGNVDWRENIAAVRRLARRAAEAGADMVCFHEVASTIYPAFTNDPEFFRLAESEDGPSVTEARNIAREAGLSVVYPFFEREGDHYYNSAVVFGRDGERLTKYRKNTIPSGLGRLVGTSGSEEYYFAPGDLGFPVVQTDLGVKLGLNICYDRNLPEPARCAALNGAELLCVPVTSTQRARSRWEMLLCARAVENVMYVAAPNRVGVDRGGAPEFYFGESLIINPRGEIVAHASATEEDVVWADLDLDLLESQRKNWIFFTDRRPDEYAAIRR